One Syntrophorhabdus sp. genomic region harbors:
- a CDS encoding enoyl-CoA hydratase — protein MNTPHMLYSRDENVAVLTINRPEARGAFSPEMIRLWREHLGEARRDDGVTVIVVTGTGDTFCSGGDIRDMAEGKLRSWDMKRFLWEGVHRIILTLEDIDKPVIAAINGAAMGAGMDMAIMCDLRVCSDRAKLGESYIQMGLIPGDGGAWFLPRLVGVPKALELLLTADVIDADEALSLGIVNRVVPHEDLMEETMKLARRIAAKPPLAVRMMKRAVYQGTTSTLRSHLDYISSQMSLLSETADHGEAARAFLEKRKPVFRGK, from the coding sequence ATGAATACACCGCACATGCTTTATTCCCGGGACGAGAACGTGGCCGTGCTCACCATCAACCGGCCGGAAGCGAGGGGCGCCTTCAGTCCCGAGATGATCCGGTTGTGGCGCGAGCACCTCGGGGAGGCGCGCCGTGATGACGGCGTCACCGTCATCGTCGTGACGGGCACGGGTGATACCTTCTGTTCCGGGGGTGACATTCGCGACATGGCCGAAGGGAAGCTTAGGTCCTGGGACATGAAACGATTCCTGTGGGAAGGGGTGCACCGGATCATCCTCACCCTGGAAGACATCGACAAGCCCGTTATCGCCGCCATAAACGGGGCCGCCATGGGAGCGGGGATGGATATGGCCATCATGTGTGACCTGAGGGTCTGCTCCGACAGGGCGAAGCTCGGCGAATCGTACATCCAGATGGGCCTTATCCCCGGCGACGGAGGCGCATGGTTCCTGCCGAGGCTCGTCGGTGTCCCGAAGGCGCTGGAACTCCTTCTCACCGCCGACGTGATCGACGCCGACGAGGCACTTTCGCTCGGCATCGTCAACCGCGTGGTCCCTCACGAGGACCTCATGGAGGAGACGATGAAGCTCGCCCGCAGGATCGCCGCGAAGCCGCCGCTCGCGGTACGGATGATGAAGCGGGCCGTCTACCAGGGCACAACGAGCACGCTGAGGTCACACCTCGACTATATCTCGTCGCAGATGTCCCTCCTTTCCGAGACGGCCGACCATGGCGAAGCGGCGCGGGCCTTTCTTGAGAAGAGGAAGCCAGTGTTCAGGGGGAAATAA
- the fusA gene encoding elongation factor G, with translation MKKQQTRLSRIRNIGIAAHIDAGKTTVTERILYYTGRTHKIGEVHEGTAVMDYLPQEQERGITITSAVTTLYWEDHEIQLIDTPGHVDFTIEVERSLRVLDGMVAIFCGVGGVEPQTETVWHQADKYRVPRIAFVNKLDRVGSDFFRVIDMIVEKFGADPVPLQIPLGREDGFFGVVDLVTMQAMAWEDEDLGATYRVISIPAEYREKAASYREKLFDKLSLFDDELMELYLEGKEIEPSRIYAALRKGTIGLTCVPVLCGAALRNKGIQPLLDAVIRYLPSPLDVPPVTGENPETRELEERRPSDDEDLAALAFKIVMEEGRKLTYIRIYSGSMKVGGDVYNVNLGKKEKISRIYKMHANHKDRVEEARTGAIVGIVGLKETSTGHTLTQAKPLLLEPIEVYQPVISVAVEAARNADQEKLLLALQRIAQEDPTFVVKTDEDAYQTVVSGMGELHLDVIMHRVREEFGIDLHVGKPQVVYKESIEGSLTREHTFEKVINNVPCKGWVSITVAPNTRGEGNLIISRVGEDNPVYPFVNAAEEGISEAFNIGVLKGYPLTDLRVEINDATFNNPEFARLTLKMAAYDALRDACQQAGPVLLVPIMSLAVTVPNEFLGEIISDLNSRKCHIASIITKDKYTVVDANAPLTNMFGYSTDIRSLSQGRASFTMYFSRYDRIENG, from the coding sequence ATGAAAAAACAGCAGACGCGGCTTTCCAGGATCAGGAACATAGGGATAGCCGCTCACATCGACGCCGGAAAGACGACGGTGACGGAGCGGATTCTGTACTATACCGGCCGGACCCACAAGATCGGCGAGGTCCACGAGGGCACCGCCGTCATGGATTACCTGCCCCAGGAACAGGAACGCGGCATCACCATCACCTCGGCGGTGACCACCCTCTACTGGGAGGACCACGAGATCCAGCTCATCGATACCCCGGGCCATGTGGATTTTACCATCGAGGTCGAGCGGTCCTTGAGGGTCCTCGACGGCATGGTGGCCATCTTTTGTGGTGTCGGCGGCGTGGAGCCGCAGACGGAAACGGTGTGGCACCAGGCGGACAAGTACCGCGTCCCCCGGATCGCTTTTGTCAACAAGCTCGACCGCGTAGGGTCCGATTTTTTCCGTGTCATCGACATGATCGTCGAGAAGTTCGGAGCGGACCCCGTGCCTTTGCAGATCCCCCTGGGGCGGGAGGACGGTTTCTTCGGCGTCGTCGACCTTGTCACCATGCAGGCGATGGCCTGGGAGGACGAGGACCTGGGGGCGACGTACCGGGTGATCTCCATCCCCGCGGAATACAGGGAAAAGGCGGCCTCTTACCGGGAAAAGCTTTTCGACAAACTCTCCCTTTTCGACGATGAGTTGATGGAACTCTACCTGGAAGGCAAGGAAATAGAGCCGTCCCGGATCTACGCTGCCCTCCGCAAGGGCACCATCGGCCTCACGTGCGTTCCCGTTCTCTGCGGCGCCGCCTTGAGGAACAAGGGGATCCAGCCGCTGCTCGACGCCGTGATCCGTTATCTGCCGTCTCCACTGGACGTGCCCCCCGTTACGGGTGAGAATCCCGAGACCCGGGAGCTCGAGGAGCGCCGGCCGAGCGATGACGAGGACCTGGCCGCCCTGGCCTTCAAGATCGTCATGGAGGAGGGCAGGAAACTCACCTACATCCGGATCTACTCGGGATCGATGAAGGTGGGTGGCGACGTCTACAACGTCAACCTGGGGAAGAAGGAGAAGATATCCCGCATCTACAAGATGCATGCCAACCATAAGGACCGCGTCGAGGAGGCGAGGACGGGGGCCATCGTGGGTATCGTGGGACTCAAGGAGACCTCGACGGGACACACCCTTACGCAGGCGAAGCCCCTCCTTCTCGAACCCATAGAGGTCTATCAGCCCGTCATTTCCGTCGCCGTCGAAGCGGCGAGGAACGCGGACCAGGAAAAGCTCCTCCTCGCCCTCCAGAGGATAGCGCAGGAAGACCCCACCTTCGTCGTCAAGACCGACGAGGACGCGTACCAGACGGTTGTGTCCGGGATGGGAGAGCTCCATCTCGACGTGATCATGCACCGTGTCAGGGAGGAATTCGGCATCGATCTCCACGTGGGCAAGCCGCAGGTCGTGTACAAGGAGAGCATCGAAGGGTCCCTGACCCGCGAGCACACCTTCGAGAAGGTCATCAACAACGTTCCCTGCAAGGGTTGGGTGTCTATCACGGTGGCGCCGAACACACGGGGGGAGGGCAATCTCATCATCTCACGCGTCGGCGAGGACAACCCCGTCTATCCCTTCGTCAACGCCGCGGAAGAGGGTATTTCGGAGGCCTTCAACATAGGGGTATTGAAGGGATATCCCCTTACCGACCTACGCGTCGAGATCAACGACGCCACCTTCAACAACCCCGAGTTTGCCCGTCTTACCTTGAAGATGGCGGCCTATGACGCGCTGCGCGATGCCTGCCAGCAGGCGGGGCCTGTGTTGCTCGTGCCCATCATGTCCCTCGCGGTGACGGTGCCCAACGAATTTCTCGGAGAGATCATTTCCGACCTCAACTCCCGCAAATGCCATATAGCCAGTATCATTACGAAGGACAAGTATACCGTCGTCGATGCGAACGCTCCCCTCACGAACATGTTCGGATACTCAACCGATATCAGGTCTCTATCCCAGGGACGTGCCTCCTTCACGATGTACTTTTCCCGTTACGACAGGATCGAAAATGGATAA